In Necator americanus strain Aroian chromosome IV, whole genome shotgun sequence, the following proteins share a genomic window:
- a CDS encoding hypothetical protein (NECATOR_CHRIV.G15627.T2) has product MELWRRKVRACMSFPFLRRTSMGVSMDSGNTSLLHFGDIISLYTEENVDLRGFLSTLGLVDDRCIVELRDGRPESPPKKFRDCLFKVCPVNRYAAQKQFWTEQKRFLSGESTFDDDMMNKLRIAAEKEKEQNELEFRKTQGNVIQYGTTVQLLHVKSDKYVTVQKNSPAKCERNAMKVYLDRAGNEGSWFIIEPAYKHYVIGDSVAAGNKISLIPYSVNNQPSAGHVKHQLHLSHCLLKDHSTAAEVNCLNECTEWQVYMFLLFNENQPDIVKSGDVVRLFHADQQTFLTLDSVPKTCPPQDVVFLRMTNRPSAADATSSRALWEVQVVQKDAYRGGAAKWREYYRFKHLATDMYLTAVPATSPVKPAANGRRASLMHMKTKAEFLAPPTLYADGPESTEETSSSTYFLVPVKSDFPEADRKLLFSLDPGTMPKNKDVPTKSYVRLQHDATNTWVHATNASEKQNLYYSSKNEKGWVRVICENSRVDKETFALLPVSPNEVRDLDFANDACRALRNFIRHIKSGDPVTKELINVTIQLLIECIYFVTNTANHMMDPLQINDFSPSRDRQKLLREQEVLDQVFQLLKAPFMPRQGVTEIGPLLSSPSDLSEQRNEVFKTMFQLCYSLLRYSQVSYRKNQEFLAEKFGQIQEQIGFDLLAEDTMTAVLHNNPKLLEKYVKTPHIERFVELVRNNRLGKFLDYLADLCVCRGEANKKVQELICNSVLSERHRDIFMETKLINNEVNIGWMGQQLRSLVELAETATYSTADAEFLDYYRHQLDLLAQMCQEQQYLAIDPPPERKLLNISQQLPAELVLKCMSDARLPCEVRASFTRLMLHLHVVRGSPLSAIRHARLWADIPNEVKVQSYKTTSVEGYSDGGRVRVGDEFAINVLNTVENYLDSLRNSHPSGPVLQKDAASVSVNKLTHEMVTLAKALAQFGYYTFDNLLTLTENLLNIVDNSPHSAQTARTVSHGMTMIHRVTQSMIGGRSRVMNGPSKSTEKTTIEDTAKAKESRQLLVKTKLIVAEILQFVMDVRRDYRITMALSWFKQNFPCDEHGVLNQTANINERMAHELYEAIYQSSGHELHLDGGDGQLLLAILMQMTMSDYPPLTSIALKVLFRHFTQYQELLEDLKQVQLLVSSDDVENYRQVDRDLFILKNLTEKSELWVHGDRHHSVEGKDHDKDDRTTKMDFEEHELVTPKGFGTDESLKAVVDIIDEHYPTSRKDCLRLLNQLLISEDRNLASAALQEISDRTPLIAYPLIRQILVRLKKLCYKKDRPDGMNQQLLKNMRVYEVVLEFLSIPYDKKNDTEMPRLITLSHEFLRSFCKGNKENQSRLHKFISIEKDAKEGTLKVETVEEAATLVAIFRNNRELAANVSEDLIAHIVNLIEHKSRNAVFLELLQSLVCIHEKEIETSQDKVATEICAASDEVRALYVDNASFEQLEQMMQQAPPYLDNTHPLKYHIELVRLLALCTRGKNGSTELKCASEIPMDHIVRVVTSPSCLIEVKMAYFQFLLHCYIDTDAEMKDAYKPEYVDSLLHNMLEDVQKLQSELSKMTPHSSCAILEQYVCLTVTEILLKFFEKPYSEQAKVDIHAHKKMFTALLQHLSMLHAGSLKRSQSPKHWYRVDQCIKRLRKWAEENNIALPASVIMPPFTSTPTVKQRWQCAANSARFIGQQTLNMKNRANSLMMPGFSSTINQNEKVANVVTCYHMMIGEFKFYLLPLHSAEGSVLVDVLHTPDLLFPVGSALRDKCAKGGVVTKLIQHCKTLMQNKQDNLCTRVLQTLCRMCNGSRQNLSDQKGRFSMRSHRLGQKLRSKLLHRYFGTHGYLDGHSVDASGADGIKSPSQSEKEYEIALEERSLYDIQCRLNDAGASDLVIDIIINEPSREIFLKAIQLGKALLLEGNDKVQQSFYNRLKKKDTHEPFFKALSQRIQTAQNRLKSDMMSCNENKPKGAFSANASRRYSSVYNVFSVLLHHKSKQQLAEAKKQVLLSPTSTRFNGTSASTVLTPVLEHGTHLPFPGALFNVNHMRHPSLSEISNHSHDLTNSVPDLSPYQDDERTNDALPPEVAIIEPILRVLQLLCENHNSLLQNFIRKQSDRANHNLVAETLSFLDTVCGSTKGSLGVFGEIGEHNFSLITQTLATLTEFCQGPCHENQNTMAMQENGLNIIISLVLNDIKPLADDHMELALEIKSQASKLLLAIMESRHDGENAERVLQNMDNTDGGPRQLVHAITQAYEMAHSKQYEISIMKKELLQRGTFQDHSRNVVSPLIKTEGVTLPEISVDASGTVSIHDDSKSEVKYVSEEASSVDPKEVGHNVYILAHQLARHSPELAQYLDPDDEKKSAKTRNALNFYKKHTAHIEIVRQDRTLERVVFPIHEVCSFLTKETKQNVYNNTERDNQGSKVTEFFDQWPALYQEMKWQRKLQDRPYLSACTQRLRLWGRLAFLFAVLVNTIIALYYPFETANTGLYVSNPFMYTSMVISVIFLYSQWDENSSLAKSSNIITAIAAVMFSVAILLISLLGVVPALYLIGLAQLANKCVHLVAYASNKGLEDKSWSVRLSDGELHYHIAYLVVCCSGLIIHPMLYCLLLFDIVASEETLRNVISSVTRNWQSIILTGLLALILVYVFSIIGYIFFQKDFVREVDLLESDPPVSLFVKNPDPEACPANGDCPPPASGQITVIEGKKENEEDSKIASCETLRMCIITTLNWGLRNGGGIGDVLRSVGPEENLFYYRIIYDLSFFVVLIVIVLNLIFGVIIDTFGDLRTEKNDKEDVLKNSCFICGLERGKFDNRSVTFEDHQAEEHNLWHYLYFIVWLQIKDETEFTGPESYVAQCIKDRNLDWFPRMQAISLQDGDSETDQPEIAAIREQLRVQNQAIRELTATIDDLRQFILELRG; this is encoded by the exons GTATAGTAGAATTGCGAGATGGTCGGCCAGAGAGTCCTCCGAAGAAGTTTCGAG ATTGTTTGTTCAAAGTCTGTCCAGTGAATAGATATGCTGCACAAAAACAATTCTGGACAGAACAAAAGCGATTCCTCAGCGGTGAATCCACATTTGATGACGATATGATGAATAAACTACGCATAGCTGCAGAAAAG gaaaaagaacaaaatgagCTAGAATTCCGGAAAACACAAGGGAATGTTATACAGTATGGTACCACAGTTCAGCTCTTACATGTAAAGTCCGACAAATACGTTACTGTGCAGAAGAATTCACCAGCAAAATGTGAAAGGAACGCGATGAAG GTCTATCTTGATCGAGCTGGCAATGAAGGAAGCTGGTTTATCATTGAACCAGCTTATAAACATTACGTTATAGGAGACAGC GTCGCAGCTGGCAACAAGATTTCTTTGATACCGTACTCAGTAAATAATCAGCCTTCGGCGGGACACGTGAAACATCAGCTTCACCTGAGCCACTGTCTTCTCAAGGATCACTCGACAGCAGCTGAA GTGAACTGTTTGAACGAGTGCACAGAATGGCAAGTGTACATGTTTCTACTATTCAACGAGAACCAGCCGGATATTGTGAAATCG GGAGATGTGGTTCGTCTTTTTCACGCAGACCAGCAGACTTTCCTCACCTTAGACTCCGTACCAAAGACCTGCCCTCCTCAGGATGTGGTCTTTCTGAGAATGACAAATAGACCATCGGCAGCAGATGCGACAAGCTCGAGAGCGCTTTGGGAAGTGCAG GTAGTTCAAAAAGACGCGTATCGAGGTGGAGCTGCAAAATGGCGCGAATACTATCGTTTCAAACATCTGGCCACGGATATGTATTTAACAGCTGTTCCGGCTACATCTCCGGTAAAACCGGCGGCAAACGGAAGGAGAGCAAGTCTTATGCATATGAA GACGAAAGCCGAATTCCTTGCACCGCCCACACTTTACGCTGATGGACCAG aaaGCACTGAAGAAACTAGCTCTTCCACGTACTTTCTCGTTCCCGTCAAATCTGATTTCCCAGAAGCCGATAGgaaactgcttttttctctggatccTGGCACAATGCCAAAG AACAAGGATGTGCCTACTAAGTCCTACGTCCGCCTACAGCACGATGCAACAAATACTTGGGTGCATGCGACAAATGCTAGTGAGAAGCAGAACTTATACTACAGCAG caaaaacgaaaaagggtGGGTTCGAGTTATTTGTGAAAACAGCCGGGTGGACAAAGAAACTTTTGCCCTCCTGCCAGTATCACCTAATGAG GTTCGAGATCTGGACTTCGCAAACGACGCTTGCAGAGCATTGCGGAACTTTATACGTCACATCAAAAGCGGTGATCCAGTCACGAAAGAGTTGATCAA TGTCACAATACAACTTCTAATTGAATGTATCTATTTCGTCACGAACACCGCCAATCATATGATGGATCCGCTTCAAATCAATGATTTCTCACCATCCAGAGATCGTCAAAAGTTGTTAAGAGAGCAGGAAGTGCTCGATCAG GTATTCCAACTTCTGAAAGCACCGTTTATGCCTCGACAAGGCGTCACTGAGATTGGGCCATTGTTGAGTTCACCGTCGGATCTCAGTGAGCAACGTAATGAAGTGTTTAAGACAATGTTTCAGTTATGTTACAGTTTGTTGAG GTACTCTCAAGTCAGTTATCGAAAGAACCAGGAATTTCTTGCGGAGAAGTTTGGACAGATACAA GAACAAATAGGATTTGATCTACTCGCCGAGGACACCATGACGGCGGTACTGCACAACAATCCAAAACTACTCGAGAAATACGTGAAGACGCCGCACATCGAGCGTTTCGTCGAACTTGTTCGAAATAATCGTCTCGGAAA GTTTCTCGACTATCTGGCCGATTTATGCGTTTGTCGTGGTGAGGCGAACAAAAAAGTCCAGGAATTGATTTGCAACTCAGTGCTCAGCGAGAGGCATCGTGATATTTTCATGGAAACAAAGCTG ATCAACAACGAAGTTAATATTGGTTGGATGGGTCAGCAGCTTCGAAGTCTAGTAGAACTCGCCGAAACGGCCACTTACAGCACAGCAGATGCagaatttctggattactaCCG ACATCAGTTAGATCTACTTGCTCAAATGTGTCAGGAACAACAGTACCTGGCAATAGATCCGCCACCGGAACGAAAATTGCTGAACATCTCCCAGCAGCTTCCAGCAGAGCTTGTTCTGAA ATGTATGTCCGATGCAAGACTACCATGTGAAGTTCGGGCGTCGTTCACACGTCTAATGCTTCACTTACATGTAGTTCGCGGAAGTCCACTAAGTGCTATACGACATGCTCGACTATGGGCCGATATTCCGAACGAGGTCAAAGTGCAATC TTATAAGACCACATCTGTCGAAGGGTATAGTGATGGTGGACGAGTTCGAGTTGGAGACGAGTTCGCGATTAAT GTGTTGAATACTGTCGAAAATTACTTGGACTCGTTGAGAAACAGTCATCCATCTGGCCCGGTACTGCAAAAGGATGCAGCAAGTGTTTCTGTCAACAAACTCACACACGAG ATGGTGACCCTAGCAAAAGCTCTGGCTCAGTTTGGTTACTACACCTTTGACAATCTGCTTACTCTCACCGAAAATCTTCTGAACATTGTTGACAATAGCCCACATAGCGCACAAACAG CTCGAACTGTATCTCACGGTATGACAATGATACATCGTGTAACTCAATCCATGATTGGTGGAAGATCAAGAGTTATGAATGGACCATCAAAAAGTACTGAGAAGACCACCATAGAAGATACcgcaaaagcaaaagaaagtcGGCAGCTGCTGGTGAAGACAAAACTTATAGTGGCTGAAATACTGCAG TTTGTCATGGATGTCCGTCGGGACTATCGCATTACTATGGCACTGTCATGGTTCAAGCAGAATTTTCCATGCGATGAACATGGTGTGTTAAATCAAACTGCAA ATATCAATGAACGTATGGCACATGAATTATACGAAGCCATCTATCAATCGTCAGGACACGAGCTGCACCTGGATGGGGGCGATGGACAACTGTTACTGGCAATCCTTATGCAG atgACAATGTCCGACTATCCCCCACTTACCAGCATAGCACTAAAAGTGCTATTCCGACATTTCACCCAATATCAGGAGCTCCTCGAGGATTTGAAGCAG GTTCAATTGTTGGTGTCGTCAGACGACGTGGAGAACTATCGCCAAGTGGATCGGGACttgttcattttgaaaaatttgacagAAAAATCCGAGCTGTGGGTGCACGGCGATCGGCACCATTCCGTTGAAGGCAAAGATCATGATAAGGATGACAGGAC AACCAAAATGGATTTTGAAGAACATGAACTGGTTACGCCTAAAGGATTTGGAACGGATGAAAGTCTGAAGGCCGTGGTGGACATTATTGATGAACATTATCCAACTAGTCGTAAAGATTGTTTGAGGCTCTTGAACCAG TTATTAATTAGCGAAGACCGTAACCTTGCCTCCGCTGCGCTACAAGAAATCAGCGACCGCACCCCGCTGATAGCTTATCCGTTAATTCGTCAA ATCCTTGTTCGCCTCAAAAAGCTTTGCTATAAGAAAGATCGCCCAGATGGAATGAATCAACAATTGCTGAAAAATATGCGCGTCTACGAAGTTGTGCTTGAATTTTTGAGCATTCCATACGACAAG aaaaatgacaCAGAAATGCCACGATTGATCACCTTATCGCATGAATTCCTTCGTAGTTTTTGTAAGGGGAACAAAGAGAATCAAAGTCGATTGCATAAGTTTATCTCCATAGAAAAGGATGCCAAAGAGGGTACTTTAAAGGTGGAAACG GTAGAGGAGGCTGCCACCTTAGTAGCAATTTTCCGAAACAATCGTGAACTTGCTGCGAACGTCTCCGAGGATCTTATTGCGCATATTGTGAATCTTATCGAGCACAAG TCGCGGAACGCAGTATTCTTGGAGCTACTTCAATCGTTGGTATGCATCCACGAAAAAGAGATCGAAACAAGTCAGGACAAAGTCGCTACAGAA ATTTGTGCTGCTTCTGATGAAGTTCGTGCTCTCTACGTCGACAATGCATCATTCGAACAACTTGAGCAAATGATGCAGCAGGCTCCGCCTTATTTGGACAACACGCATCCATTGAAATATCATATTGAATTAGTTAG GTTGCTCGCATTGTGTACGCGTGGGAAGAACGGTAGCACAGAGCTGAAATGCGCTTCTGAGATTCCAATGGATCACATTGTACGAGTTGTCACATCTCCATCATGTCTAATAGAG GTGAAAATGGCGTATTTCCAATTTCTCCTTCACTGCTACATTGACACCGATGCGGAAATGAAAGATGCATACAAACCGGAGTATGTCGACTCACTTTTGCATAATATGCTGGAGGATGTtcagaaa CTTCAAAGCGAACTCTCAAAAATGACTCCGCATTCAAGTTGTGCAATATTGGAACAATATGTCTGCCTCACTGTCACCGAAATCCTACTGAAATTCTTCGAGAAGCCGTACAGTGAACAAGCAAAGGTTGACATTCAT GCACATAAGAAGATGTTCACTGCTCTGCTTCAACATCTGAGCATGCTTCATGCTGGTAGTTTGAAGAGGTCACAATCACCAAAGCATTGGTACCGTGTTGACCAATGTATTAAAAGATTGCGAAAATGGG ccgaAGAAAACAACATTGCCTTACCAGCAAGTGTCATTATGCCGCCTTTCACTTCTACACCAACCGTGAAGCAACGCTGGCAATGTGCAGCGAATTCGGCGAGATTTATTGGACAG CAAACGCTGAACATGAAAAATCGCGCCAACTCACTGATGATGCCCGGTTTTTCATCGACGATCAACCAGAACGAGAAGGTGGCAAACGTCGTCACATGCTACCAT ATGATGATTGGTGAATTCAAATTCTACCTTCTACCTCTGCATTCAGCCGAAGGAAGTGTTCTAGTCGATGTATTACATACGCCTGATCTGCTGTTCCCGGTAGGGTCAGCTCTGCGAGATAAGTGCGCCAAAGGTGGTGTAGTAACAAA gcTAATTCAACACTGCAAGACTTTGATGCAAAATAAACAAGACAATCTTTGCACTCGTGTTCTGCAAACGTTATGTCGAATGTGTAACGGATCAAGGCAGAACCTCAGCGATCAG AAAGGGCGATTTTCGATGCGCAGCCATCGACTG GGTCAAAAGCTACGCTCTAAACTGCTGCACAGATATTTCGGGACACATGGGTATCTAGACGGGCACTCCGTGGATGCAAGTGGAGCAGATGGGATCAAAT cCCCCAGCCAATCTGAAAAAGAGTACGAGATTGCATTGGAGGAACGTTCGTTGTACGATATCCAATGCCGCCTTAACGATGCGGGTGCGTCCGACCTCGTCATTGACATTATCATCAACGAGCCGAGCCGTGAAATCTTCCTCAAGGCCATACAACTTGGAAAAGCGTTACTTTTAGAAGGGAATGATAAG GTGCAACAATCGTTCTATAATCGCTTAAAGAAGAAAGACACTCACGAGCCCTTCTTCAAAGCACTTTCGCAACGGATTCAAACCGCACAAAATCGCCTGAAAAGCGATATGATGTCATGCAATGAAAATAAGCCTAAAGGAG CGTTCTCAGCTAATGCGAGTAGAAGAT ATTCTTCTGTGTATAACGTGTTTTCTGTCCTGCTCCACCACAAGTCCAAACAGCAGCTGGCAGAAGCAAAGAAGCAAGTTCTCTTATCGCCAACAAGTACCAGATTCAATGGGACTAGTG CTTCAACCGTGCTAACTCCTGTGCTTGAACATGGAACTCATTTACCGTTCCCTGGAGCGCTTTTCAATGTCAATCACATGAGACATCCGTCTTTGTCAGAAATCTCCAATCACTCACATGACTTGACAAACAGTGTTCCAGACCTTTCTCCGTATCAAGACGATGAGAG GACTAATGATGCTCTTCCACCGGAAGTTGCTATAATCGAACCAATTCTGCGAGTTCTTCAACTGTTGTGTGAGAATCATAACAGTCTTCTACAGAACTTTATTCGAAAACAGTCGGATCGTGCTAATCACAATCTTGTAGCGGAAACACTCAGCTTCTTGGATACT GTATGTGGATCGACAAAAGGAAGCCTTGGCGTTTTTGGTGAGATTGGCGAGCATAACTTCAGTCTTATCACTCAAACACTGGCTACACTGACGGAATTCTGTCAGGGACCATGTCACGAGAATCAA AACACAATGGCTATGCAGGAAAATGGTCTGAATATTATCATTTCGTTGGTGCTTAATGACATAAAACCACTTGCTGATGACCACATGGAACTGGCACTGGAAATCAAA AGTCAGGCGTCAAAACTGCTCCTGGCCATCATGGAATCACGACATGACGGTGAAAATGCTGAGCGCGTGCTTCAGAATATGGACAATACTGATGGAGGTCCTCGCCAACTG GTGCATGCTATTACTCAAGCTTACGAAATGGCACACTCGAAGCAGTATGAAATTAGTATTATGAAAAAGGAGCTGCTACAGAGGGGCACTTTTCAAGATCATTCGAGAAATGTTGTTAGCCCATTGATAAAAACCGAAGGAG TTACTTTACCTGAAATCTCCGTGGACGCTTCCGGTACTGTGTCCATACACGATGATTCGAAATCCGAGGTGAAATATGTGTCTGAAGAAGCATCAAGTGTTGATCCAAAGGAG GTGGGGCATAACGTCTATATCCTCGCTCATCAATTGGCTAGACATAGTCCAGAACTGGCTCAATATCTTGACCCAGATGACGAAAAGAAATCCGCCAAAACGAGGAACGCCCTCAACTTCTATAAAAAGCACACAGCACATATCGAG ATTGTTCGCCAGGATCGCACTTTGGAACGTGTCGTATTTCCAATACATGAAGTTTGCTCGTTCCTTacaaaagaaacgaaacaaaatgtaTATAACAATACTGAACGAGATAACCAG gGATCAAAGGTGACTGAGTTTTTCGATCAATGGCCTGCTCTTTACCAGGAGATGAAGTGGCAACGCAAACTTCAAG ATCGACCATATCTGTCGGCATGTACCCAGCGCCTTCGACTTTGGGGTCGTCTAGCTTTTCTATTTGCTGTTCTAGTCAACACCATTATTGCTTTGTATTATCCATTTGAAACAGCTAATA CGGGTCTTTACGTGTCTAATCCTTTCATGTACACATCAATGGTGATTTCTGTAATATTTCTGTATTCACAATGGGACGAGAA CTCATCTTTGGCCAAGAGTTCGAATATAATTACGGCAATAGCTGCTGTGATGTTCAGTGTGGCAATATTGCTAATTTCGCTTCTCGGTGTAGTACCAGCTCTTTATCTAATAGGACTGGCACAG ttGGCTAACAAGTGCGTTCACCTCGTGGCATACGCTAGCAATAAAGGTTTAGAAGATAAATCATGGTCTGTTCGGCTATCCGATGGCGAATTGCACTACCACATCGCCTATCTTGTTGTTTGTTGCTCAGGTCTAATTATACACCCGATGCTTTATTGTCTGTTG CTGTTCGATATCGTCGCTAGCGAAGAGACTCTTAGAAATGTGATCAGTTCAGTCACAAGAAATTGGCAGTCCATTATCCTTACCGGCCTGCTGGCGTTAATTTTAGTCTATGTATTTTCAATCATTGGctacattttcttccaaaagg ACTTCGTTCGTGAAGTGGACTTGCTTGAATCTGATCCACCGGTGTCGTTGTTTGTGAAAAATCCGGATCCAGAAGCTTGTCCTGCGAACGGTGACTGTCCCCCTCCTGCATCTGGACAAATCACCGTGattgaaggaaagaaagaaaatg aagaagatAGTAAGATCGCTTCATGTGAAACTTTACGAATGTGTATAATCACAACACTAAATTGGGGACTACGGAATGGCGGTGGTATTGGTGATGTTTTGAGGAGTGTTGGTCCTGAG GAGAACCTTTTCTATTACCGGATTATCTACGATTTGTCTTTCTTCGTTGTTCTTATCGTCATTGttttaaatcttatttttgGTGTCATTATCGACACATTTGGAGATTTGAGGACGGAAAAGAATGATAAGGAAGATGTGTTGAAGAACAGTTGCTTTATATGTGGATTGGAGCGCGGGAA GTTCGACAATCGTTCGGTGACCTTCGAAGATCATCAAGCTGAAGAACACAACCTTTGGCACTATCTATACTTCATCGTATGGTTACAGATCAAGGATGAGACAGAATTTACGGGTCCAGAAAGCTATGTAGCACAATGTATCAAA GACCGTAACCTCGATTGGTTTCCGCGCATGCAAGCGATATCGTTGCAAGATGGTGACAGTGAAACTGATCAACCTGAAATCGCAGCGATACGCGAACAGCTACGGGTTCAAAATCAAGCTATTCGGGAGCTGACAGCAACGATAGACGACCTTAGACAG TTCATACTCGAGTTGAGAGGATAG